One region of Carassius auratus strain Wakin unplaced genomic scaffold, ASM336829v1 scaf_tig00215205, whole genome shotgun sequence genomic DNA includes:
- the LOC113093912 gene encoding zinc finger protein 335-like isoform X3 produces MDSEEMEVESSSDVGHSGMEEPSESGMGMESSEAMSADSSDAAAPPATAPESDCHVGQSSEGIVVFIPETSSSTDVRRVNLPDSSSVAQSTSVSSVSTVTQSVLVSESVQVLVHSSAVSEGGMMVSDSTASTSSDLGSAIDKIIESTIGPDIMNGCIAVTSAEDGSAETTQYLILQGPDDGAPMVAQMSSSALSSRIAVEALADGPTSTCLDQADLSDNPQGSVEPDQPGHSGYREHDDGSSSCSRPDQPQHSQYTEWSGEEDPDQTREARYIECSGAEPDQTPRHSGVTNYNMADSEEPLGRYAAECSGTNSSPQRRSFCSSRYVVECSDDYVEYSAEGVERPQHSRYIDSSMDDREHVSASEQEGSAVDEPQHSYLPQGSLYADEGAVRHSLADTVGSQLTDQMDCNDNLPCPYISSSGTYSTHPEPEVVESGVVVESGHRTPDMAELEEMMEVVIVQQFKCKMCPYKSVSKDTLINHMRDKHFKPPGVPGQKKRGRGRPRKSESRARAVAEVKKEEPPEEEEDDIIDAGALDDQGDSDYKPADEEARSRLASSHCTPPPSCSSSSSSSSRKRPRRIVGPPRKFLPDSESVAASQTNNAEDPQAPEEASSSGLENGSSSLSNGAAVEPVVSQSDSENKDPSSNTGPDDLEFLPKKRGRPSKRFLQKKYKKFMNRNKYYRSLKPLLRPHNCWICGSRFLSQEDLRFHVDSHEGNDPECFKCLQCSYRCKRWSSLKEHMFNHEGTKPYKCEVCDYSSVYKKDVIRHSAVHNKSKSRKTDMVPKVSEFPCPICCRVYPMQKRLTQHMKTHSTEKPHMCDKCGKSFKKRYTFKMHLLTHIQNCGNSMFKCEFCEYTCNDKKHLLNHQLSHTSDKPFKCEECKYSTSKEDFLVSHIAIKHTGEKPFSCDMCHFTTRHRKNLRLHVQCRHPEAFDEWSQSHPEEPIRRRQTPAFSMQQIEELRLQNETNGFQETIVTVDPITFQTMETLENTSVSQDELGNTTIIYEEAQTTDLSAQNALDLLLNMRNARELQVAVLKPDGKTLETGSWTGAGSGSEGSSLQPQKIVTFHVSENGDTLVQEAFETATGTMEQEETTGVSQEVTQIGIGTYEGADFSVVEQASEETTHSCLEEPSEEPQIMEVSTEPLSISTPLKENKEKFYLSSSLTDGVLQQVELSSEAPGSPSLCPSPTSQQLNTKRFSCRICMEAFHGRSDMENHKRAHIDPKTFKCPDCDFTAPSWPEVKSHMAMHAYLRPHKCNSCSFASKNKKDLRRHMMTHTNEKPYACQVCGQRFNRNGHLKFHMERLHTQEPSPRKTRSVPSQQTIIVNSDEEALATLQNLQAGQAVISPERLQQALGQEHIIVAQDQTLSDQEEATYIHEITTVDGQTVQHLMTGDNQVTEVQYIISQDGVQHLLPREYVVVSEGNHIQMEDGRIAHIQYEHDGTFLQEQQIALSQDGQIQYVPITAEQQIVDPEDLEAAAHSAVTAVADAAMAQTQTVYTEATPEQLEQLQQQGIQYDVITFTEQ; encoded by the exons ATGGACTCTGAGGAGATGGAGGTGGAGAGCAGCAGCGATGTGGGGCATTCTGGGATGGAGGAGCCGTCGGAGAGCGGGATGGGCATGGAGTCTTCAGAAGCCATGTCTGCTGATAGCAGCGATGCGGCGGCTCCTCCTGCCACGGCCCCAGAATCAGACTGTCACGTAGGACAGAGCTCTGAGGGAATTGTG GTTTTTATCCCGGAGACAAGCTCCAGTACAGATGTGCGAAGAGTTAATCTCCCAGACTCCTCTTCTGTGGCCCAGTCAACCAGTGTGTCCAGCGTCTCCACAGTGACACAGTCGGTCCTGGTGTCAGAGTCTGTCCAGGTCCTGGTCCACTCCAGTGCTGTCTCTGAAGGAGGAATGATGGTTTCTGATTCCACCGCTTCCACATCCTCTGATCTCGGCTCAGCTATTGACAAGATCATTGAATCCACCATTGGACCCGACATCATGAACG GATGTATTGCAGTTACAAGTGCAGAGGATGGTAGTGCAGAGACCACACAGTATCTGATACTCCAAGGTCCTGATGACG GAGCTCCTATGGTGGCTCAGATGTCTTCCTCTGCACTGTCAAGCCGCATTGCCGTTGAAGCACTTGCTGATGGACCCACCTCAACGTGCTTGGACCAGGCAGACCTGTCAGATAACCCGCAGGGCAGTGTGGAACCCGACCAGCCTGGACACTCCGGATACCGTGAGCACGACGATGGCAGCAGCAGCTGCAGTCGCCCAGACCAGCCGCAGCATTCCCAGTACACAGAGTGGAGTGGAGAAGAAGACCCAGACCAGACCAGAGAGGCCCGCTACATCGAGTGCTCAGGAGCTGAACCAGACCAGACCCCACGTCATTCAGGGGTCACCAACTACAATATGGCCGACTCGGAAGAACCTCTTGGGCGTTACGCAGCAGAGTGCAGTGGTACGAACAGTAGCCCTCAGAGGCGTTCGTTTTGCTCCTCCCGGTACGTCGTGGAGTGCAGTGATGACTACGTGGAGTACAGTGCCGAGGGTGTGGAGCGGCCGCAGCATTCACGGTATATCGACAGCAGCATGGATGATAGGGAGCATGTCTCAGCATCAGAGCAGGAAGGAAGTGCGGTAGACGAGCCCCAGCACTCCTATCTGCCCCAGGGCTCGCTATATGCCGACGAGGGTGCAGTTCGGCACTCACTGGCTGACACCGTCGGATCCCAGCTCACTGATCAAATGGACTGCAATGATAACTTGCCCTGCCCATACATAAGTAGCAGTGGGACATATTCCACCCATCCAGAGCCCGAAGTGGTGGAGTCTGGGGTGGTGGTTGAGTCTGGGCACAGAACCCCAGACATGGCTGAGCTAGAGGAAATGATGGAGGTGGTGATCGTACAGCAGTTTAAGTGTAAGATGTGCCCGTATAAAAGTGTCTCCAAGGATACGCTCATCAACCACATGAGAGACAAACACTTTAAACCACCAG GTGTTCCGGGCCAAAAGAAACGTGGGCGGGGGCGTCCTCGAAAATCCGAGAGTAGGGCACGAGCGGTCGCTGAGGTCAAGAAGGAGGAGCCTCcagaagaggaagaagatgaCATCATTGATGCAGGCGCTCTTGATGATCAAG GTGACAGTGATTATAAGCCAGCTGATGAAGAGGCCAGGTCCAGATTGGCTTCCAGTCACTGCACTCCTCCTCCTTCCTGctcttcatcctcttcctcttcctcacggAAACGGCCCCGCAGGATAGTGGGGCCACCCCGCAAATTCCTTCCTGACTCAG AGTCAGTAGCGGCTTCTCAAACAAACAATGCAGAGGACCCTCAAGCTCCTGAAGAAGCAAGTTCCTCTGGACTGGAGAATGGATCTTCCTCTCTATCCAATGGTGCAGCAGTGGAACCAGTCGTCAGCCAGTCAGATTCAGAAAACAAAGATCCCTCGTCAAACACAGGCCCTGATGACCTGGAGTTTTTACCCAAAAAACGAGGCCGGCCTTCTAAGAGATTCCTTCAAAAGAAGTACAAAAAGTTCATGAATCGCAA CAAGTACTACAGATCCCTCAAGCCTCTGCTAAGGCCTCATAACTGCTGGATCTGTGGTTCTCGCTTTCTGTCGCAAGAGGATCTCAGATTCCATGTGGATTCTCATGAGGGAAATGACCCTGAATGCTTTAAGTGCCTGCAGTGCAGCTACCGCTGCAAACGGTGGTCCTCACTGAAG GAGCACATGTTCAATCATGAAGGTACGAAACCATACAAATGTGAGGTGTGTGATTACTCCAGTGTTTATAAGAAAGACGTGATCCGGCACTCAGCTGTCCACAACAAAAGCAA GAGTCGGAAGACAGACATG GTTCCTAAAGTGTCCGAATTTCCATGCCCCATCTGCTGTCGAGTGTACCCCATGCAGAAACGCCTGACGCAGCACATGAAGACACACAGCACAGAGAAACCTCACATGTGTGACAAG TGTGGGAAATCCTTCAAGAAGCGCTACACTTTTAAAATGCAtcttctcacacacatacagaattgTGGCAACAGCAT GTTTAAGTGTGAGTTCTGTGAGTACACCTGCAATGACAAAAAGCACCTGCTTAATCACCAGCTGTCCCACACCAGCGACAAACCGTTCAAATGCGAAGAGTGCAAATACTCCACGAGTAAAGAGGATTTCCTGGTGTCCCACATTGCCATTAAACACACTG GTGAAAAGCCCTTCTCATGCGACATGTGCCACTtcacgaccagacacaggaagaaCCTGCGGCTGCATGTGCAGTGTCGCCATCCCGAGGCCTTCGATGAGTGGAGCCAATCCCATCCAGAAGAGCCAATTCGCCGGCGCCAGACGCCTGCTTTCAGTATGCAGCAGATTGAGGAGCTGAGATTACAGAACGAAACCAATGGATTTCAAGAGACCATT GTAACAGTGGACCCCATTACTTTCCAAACCATGGAGACCTTAGAGAACACATCTGTATCTCAAGATGAACTGGGAAACACTACTATCATTTACGAGGAAG CCCAGACTACAGACCTCTCAGCCCAGAATGCTCTCGATCTGCTGCTAAACATGAGGAACGCCAGAGAACTGCAG GTGGCAGTGTTGAAACCAGATGGTAAGACCCTGGAGACGGGTTCATGGACCGGAGCTGGCTCTGGGAGTGAGGGCTCGTCCTTGCAGCCTCAAAAGATCGTCACATTCCATGTGTCAGAGAACGGGGACACTCTGGTGCAGGAGGCATTTGAGACCGCTACAGGGACCATGGAGCAAGAGGAGACAACAGGTGTGTCGCAGGAGGTGACACAGATTGGCATCGGTACATATGAGGGAGCAGATTTCAGTGTGGTGGAGCAAGCTTCTGAAGAAACGACACACAG CTGTTTAGAGGAGCCCTCAGAAGAGCCTCAGATCATGGAAGTGAGCACCGAGCCCTTGTCCATCTCTACACCTCTCAAAGAGAATAAAGAGAAGTTTTATTTGAGCTCAAGCTTGACAGATGGAGTCCTGCAGCAGGTAGAG CTGAGCAGTGAAGCTCCAGGTTCCCCTTCCCTGTGTCCATCACCCACTTCTCAACAGCTCAACACCAAACGCTTCTCCTGCCGCATCTGTATGGAGGCTTTCCACGGCCGCTCGGACATGGAGAACCACAAGAGGGCGCACATAGatcccaaaacattcaaatgtccCGACTGTGACTTCACAGCACCTTCTTGGCCAGAAGTCAAG TCTCACATGGCCATGCACGCATATTTGAGGCCTCATAAATGCAACAGCTGCAGTTTTGCCTCTAAAAACAAGAAAGACCTGAGACGCCACATGATGACACACACCAACGAAAAGCCTTACGCCTGTCAGGTCTGTGGCCAAAG GTTTAACCGGAACGGCCATCTGAAGTTCCACATGGAGAGGCTTCACACTCAGGAACCCTCGCCCCGGAAAACCCGCTCGGTCCCCTCTCAGCAGACCATCATCGTCAATAGTGATGAAGAAGCTTTAGCCACACTGCAGA ATCTGCAGGCCGGTCAGGCAGTCATCAGTCCGGAGAGACTGCAGCAGGCTTTGGGTCAGGAACACATCATTGTGGCTCAGGATCAGACTCTTTCTGACCAG GAGGAAGCGACATATATTCATGAGATCACAACAGTAGATGGACAGACGGTACAACACTTAATGACTGGAGACAATCAGGTCACTGAG GTCCAGTATATCATCTCTCAGGATGGAGTTCAGCACCTGCTCCCACGGGAGTATGTGGTGGTATCTGAAGGAAACCACATTCAG ATGGAGGATGGGCGGATTGCTCACATTCAGTACGAGCATGATGGAACGTTTCTGCAGGAGCAACAG ATTGCCCTGTCTCAGGATGGACAGATCCAGTACGTCCCCATCACTGCCGAGCAGCAGATTGTCGACCCTGAGGACCTGGAGGCAGCCGCCCATTCCGCTGTCACTG CTGTTGCAGACGCAGCCATGGCTCAGACTCAGACGGTTTACACCGAGGCCACACCTGAACAACTGGAGCAGCTGCAGCAGCAGGGCATCCAGTATGACGTCATCACTTTTACTGAGCAGTAG